From a single Miscanthus floridulus cultivar M001 chromosome 8, ASM1932011v1, whole genome shotgun sequence genomic region:
- the LOC136468699 gene encoding classical arabinogalactan protein 9-like, whose protein sequence is MPLSRAPSVRPPPPRFPAATAPPPLATPCFEMESPPPAAPCPEMERREVEDGADMWGSHVSEPSTKDRALSDLIWRQRPSVLAPAGQPIRASSPPETCSVPSPARAVLGNLDRPGARKRNTSKRGRWTGRPAKFYVVRH, encoded by the exons ATGCCGCTGTCGCGCGCGCCCTCTgtcaggccgccgccgccgcgcttccCCGCTGCCACGGCGCCCCCACCCCTGGCCACGCCCTGCTTTGAGATGGAGAGCCCACCCCCGGCTGCGCCCTGCCCTGAGATGGAGAGGAGAGAAGTGGAAGATggagctgacatgtggggctcacATGTCAGCGAGCCC TCAACCAAAGACCGCGCGCTGAGTGACCTGATCTGGAGGCAACGTCCGTCCGTCCTGGCGCCCGCCGGCCAACCCATCCGTGCCAGCAGCCCACCAGAGACTTGCTCCGTCCCCTCGCCTGCGCGCGCGGTGCTCGGGAATCTGGACCGGCCGGGCGCGCGGAAGCGGAACACGTCAAAGCGAGGACGCTGGACTGGACGCCCCGCCAAGTTTTACGTGGTCCGGCACTAG
- the LOC136471345 gene encoding uncharacterized protein, translated as MAGGGGGMVFEPHAGAVAGGDVVFCAAIVCLSLLSMVIFAAAGSSSSGAAGDEAGKPRRRANGPVFVGGWGCGCGGCSAGAGVCGTYLS; from the coding sequence atggccggcggcggcggcggcatggtgTTCGAGCCCCACGCGGGCGCGGTGGCCGGCGGCGACGTCGTGTTCTGCGCGGCCATCGTGTGCCTGTCGCTCCTGTCCATGGTCATCTTCGCGgcggccggctcctcctcctcaggcgCCGCCGGGGACGAAGCAGGGAAGCCGCGGCGGCGCGCCAACGGGCCGGTGTTCGTGGGCGGCTGGGGCTGCGGCTGTGGCGGCtgcagcgccggcgccggcgtctGCGGCACCTACCTCTCCTGA